GACCATTTTATGGTTCCTAACCCCTAGTGGTCATGATTTTTCTGGTACTTCTGCAGGGCCCTTTCCATCGCCGCCAATAAATTTTCCGCTTCAAACGGCTTGGTTAAATAAATATCCGCCCCGGTTTCTATCCCCATTTCTTTGTCCCGGTCGGTAACCTTGGCGGTCAACATGATTATCGGGATATGCTTGAAGTTTTCGTCAAACTTCAGCATCCTGGCGACCTTATAACCGTCAAGCTTTGGAAGCATGACGTCAAGCAGAATAATATCTGGATGCTCGACCCTGGCCTTTTCAAGGGCCTGCTGGCCGTCTGACGCGGTAATGACCGAATAACCGGAAGAAGCAAGCAAGACCTCGATCAATGAGCGGACATCCGGCTCATCGTCGACAACCAGGGCTTTCATCTTTAAACTTAAATTATCATCCGCCATGACTGCGCTGATTATAACATATATGCTAAAATAGGGAATAGTAAAATATGAGGAACCTTGAAAAAACCATTTAACAACCCAAATGAATTTATTTTACCGGGACAGGAAAACGCTTTCCTGGTTGGGGTAGAATTCCCGAACGAGCCGGTCCCGCTTGAGATCAGCATGAACGAACTTGGAGAATTAGCCAGGACCGCCGGAGTACAGCTCGTCGGCTCTCTAATTCAAAAAAGAGCGAAGGTCGACCCCAAATTCTTTATCGGGACCGGCAAACTGGAGGAGCTGACGGCGGCTGTTTCTGGCTCCGGCGCCAATGTAGTGATCTTCGACCACGAACTCTCCCCCGCCCAGCAAAATCATCTGGCCGAGGCTCTCGGGGTCAAGGTCATTGACCGGACCGAGTTGATCCTTGATATTTTTG
This DNA window, taken from Candidatus Margulisiibacteriota bacterium, encodes the following:
- a CDS encoding response regulator yields the protein MADDNLSLKMKALVVDDEPDVRSLIEVLLASSGYSVITASDGQQALEKARVEHPDIILLDVMLPKLDGYKVARMLKFDENFKHIPIIMLTAKVTDRDKEMGIETGADIYLTKPFEAENLLAAMERALQKYQKNHDH